One part of the Apium graveolens cultivar Ventura unplaced genomic scaffold, ASM990537v1 ctg3388, whole genome shotgun sequence genome encodes these proteins:
- the LOC141701129 gene encoding putative pentatricopeptide repeat-containing protein At5g08490 isoform X1 — translation MTSPSSLHIFKIKKLIKKLRAPGLHLQSPFWSDLVLGTMNDGFSLRFSAGYNTEHHVVSTMLKSCAAISDIKLGKSLHSQVVKLGHISCHFVRKALLNMYAKWSRIHDSEVMRLFFKMHTAEDLKPIPVTIAIILPVCARARALGAGRSVHSYAIKNGLESDTLVGNSLVSMYAKSGLICDDAIDMFHIITEKDVVSWNAMISGFAENKFTGEAFKLFCWMLKESAVPNYATIANILPVCAGLEENAAHRFGKEIHSYVLHRPELMDNISVTNALMGFYSRTGQMNKSDCLFARMKLRDLVSWNSLIAGYSSNGESLKALELFHDFTSVAALKPDHVTLVSILPACSHLCNMKVGKQIHGYIARHPGLVEDTAVGNALISFYAKCNDIKAAYRIFISISKRDLISWNAMLDAFAESGLETEFVNVFKWMFREGITPDSITITSTVQLYAALFRVDKVKEAHGYSIKAYILLGNTQLNLRNVLIDAYGKCGNMLYASSMFEMLSENRNVVTCNSMISGYVNCGSHDNAHMIFRTMSERDLTTWNLMVRVYAENDHHSKALSLFLELQNSGLKPDALSVMSILPVCSQIASIHLLKQCHGYVVRACFDDAHLLGTLIDLYSKCGNIRSAYNLFKSASKKDLVMFTAMVGGYAMHGMGSEALGVYSNMLELGIKPDHVIITTILSACSHAGLMNEGFKIFDSIEKLHRLEPTMEQYGCVVDLLARAGRVKDAYSFVTRMPVEANANIWGALLGACRNHHQVEIGCNVVDRLFAMEANNIGNYVVMSNLYAANGRWDGVLETRKLMKARELKKSAGSSWIEVEGKNNVFIAGDCSHPFRNSIYSTLFNLDTQIRERFKF, via the exons ATGACATCTCCATCTTCACTCCATATCTTCAAAATTAAGAAGCTAATTAAGAAGCTGCGTGCCCCCGGTCTCCATCTTCAATCTCCATTTTGGTCAGACTTAGTTTTAG GCACTATGAATGATGGTTTCTCCCTACGATTTTCAGCCGGGTATAATACAGAACATCATGTTGTTTCCACCATGCTCAAGTCATGCGCTGCTATTTCAGACATTAAATTAGGGAAAAGCCTTCACAGTCAGGTTGTTAAGCTAGGTCATATTTCCTGCCACTTTGTCCGCAAGGCGCTTCTTAACATGTATGCTAAAT GGTCCCGGATTCATGACAGTGAGGTGATGAGATTATTTTTCAAAATGCATACTGCTGAGGACCTTAAACCTATCCCTGTCACTATTGCTATCATTCTTCCTGTTTGTGCTCGTGCAAGAGCTCTGGGTGCAGGGAGGAGTGTACATTCTTATGCGATAAAAAATGGATTAGAATCAGATACCCTGGTAGGAAATTCGCTGGTCTCTATGTATGCAAAATCTGGTCTTATCTGTGATGATGCAATTGACATGTTTCATATTATCACTGAAAAAGATGTTGTTTCATGGAATGCTATGATTTCAGGGTTTGCAGAAAACAAATTCACAGGAGAGGCATTTAAACTTTTCTGCTGGATGCTAAAAGAGTCTGCTGTACCAAATTATGCAACTATTGCCAATATTCTTCCTGTTTGTGCTGGTTTAGAAGAGAATGCTGCTCATCGTTTCGGAAAAGAGATCCACAGTTATGTATTACATCGGCCAGAACTAATGGATAATATTTCTGTAACTAATGCTTTGATGGGTTTCTACTCGAGAACTGGACAAATGAATAAATCGGACTGCCTTTTTGCAAGAATGAAATTAAGAGATTTAGTCTCATGGAATTCACTCATTGCTGGATATTCATCAAATGGAGAGTCACTGAAAGCACTCGAGTTGTTTCATGATTTCACGTCTGTTGCTGCATTAAAACCTGATCATGTAACTCTAGTTAGCATTCTTCCTGCTTGTTCCCATTTATGCAACATGAAAGTAGGGAAGCAGATTCATGGTTATATTGCACGGCATCCTGGCCTGGTAGAGGATACAGCAGTTGGAAATGCCCTAATTTCCTTTTACGCAAAATGTAATGATATTAAAGCAGCATATAGGATATTTATATCGATCAGTAAGAGAGACTTGATATCTTGGAATGCCATGCTTGACGCCTTTGCAGAAAGTGGACTTGAAACTGAGTTTGTAAACGTCTTTAAATGGATGTTTAGGGAAGGGATAACGCCAGATTCTATCACTATAACAAGTACAGTTCAGCTTTATGCTGCTCTTTTTAGAGTGGATAAAGTTAAGGAAGCTCATGGTTATTCAATCAAAGCTTATATATTGCTAGGTAACACACAACTTAATCTTAGGAATGTACTGATTGATGCATATGGTAAATGTGGTAATATGCTGTATGCGTCAAGTATGTTTGAAATGTTATCTGAGAACCGGAATGTGGTCACGTGCAATTCAATGATCTCAGGATACGTGAATTGTGGTTCACATGACAATGCACACATGATATTTAGAACTATGTCTGAAAGGGATCTGACCACCTGGAATCTGATGGTCAGAGTTTATGCTGAAAATGATCATCATAGTAAAGCGCTCTCCCTGTTTCTCGAATTACAAAATAGTGGATTGAAGCCTGATGCCTTATCTGTTATGAGCATCCTTCCTGTTTGTTCTCAAATTGCATCAATTCACCTCTTAAAGCAGTGCCATGGATATGTTGTCCGTGCTTGTTttgatgatgctcacttgctggGTACTCTTATAGATTTATATTCAAAATGTGGAAATATAAGAAGTGCATATAATCTTTTCAAGTCTGCTTCGAAGAAAGACCTAGTTATGTTTACTGCTATGGTTGGAGGATATGCCATGCACGGTATGGGATCCGAAGCTTTAGGAGTGTACTCTAACATGCTCGAGTTGGGGATAAAGCCAGATCATGTTATTATAACCACAATATTATCTGCTTGCAGCCATGCTGGCCTTATGAATGAAGGGTTCAAAATATTTGATTCAATAGAAAAACTGCATAGGCTTGAACCTACAATGGAGCAGTATGGGTGTGTGGTGGATCTCCTTGCTCGAGCAGGTCGAGTAAAAGATGCATATTCTTTTGTGACTAGAATGCCAGTTGAAGCCAATGCTAATATATGGGGAGCATTATTGGGTGCTTGCAGAAATCACCATCAAGTGGAAATAGGATGTAATGTGGTGGACCGTCTTTTTGCGATGGAAGCTAACAATATCGGTAACTATGTTGTGATGTCAAACTTATATGCTGCAAATGGTAGATGGGATGGCGTGCTGGAGACGAGGAAGTTAATGAAGGCGAGAGAATTAAAGAAGTCTGCTGGAAGCAGTTGGATTGAAGTGGAAGGAAAAAATAATGTATTTATAGCTGGAGATTGCTCTCACCCATTTAGGAATAGTATTTATAGCACATTGTTCAATTTGGATACACAAATCAGAGAGAGATTCAAGTTTTAA
- the LOC141701129 gene encoding putative pentatricopeptide repeat-containing protein At5g08490 isoform X3 codes for MNDGFSLRFSAGYNTEHHVVSTMLKSCAAISDIKLGKSLHSQVVKLGHISCHFVRKALLNMYAKWSRIHDSEVMRLFFKMHTAEDLKPIPVTIAIILPVCARARALGAGRSVHSYAIKNGLESDTLVGNSLVSMYAKSGLICDDAIDMFHIITEKDVVSWNAMISGFAENKFTGEAFKLFCWMLKESAVPNYATIANILPVCAGLEENAAHRFGKEIHSYVLHRPELMDNISVTNALMGFYSRTGQMNKSDCLFARMKLRDLVSWNSLIAGYSSNGESLKALELFHDFTSVAALKPDHVTLVSILPACSHLCNMKVGKQIHGYIARHPGLVEDTAVGNALISFYAKCNDIKAAYRIFISISKRDLISWNAMLDAFAESGLETEFVNVFKWMFREGITPDSITITSTVQLYAALFRVDKVKEAHGYSIKAYILLGNTQLNLRNVLIDAYGKCGNMLYASSMFEMLSENRNVVTCNSMISGYVNCGSHDNAHMIFRTMSERDLTTWNLMVRVYAENDHHSKALSLFLELQNSGLKPDALSVMSILPVCSQIASIHLLKQCHGYVVRACFDDAHLLGTLIDLYSKCGNIRSAYNLFKSASKKDLVMFTAMVGGYAMHGMGSEALGVYSNMLELGIKPDHVIITTILSACSHAGLMNEGFKIFDSIEKLHRLEPTMEQYGCVVDLLARAGRVKDAYSFVTRMPVEANANIWGALLGACRNHHQVEIGCNVVDRLFAMEANNIGNYVVMSNLYAANGRWDGVLETRKLMKARELKKSAGSSWIEVEGKNNVFIAGDCSHPFRNSIYSTLFNLDTQIRERFKF; via the exons ATGAATGATGGTTTCTCCCTACGATTTTCAGCCGGGTATAATACAGAACATCATGTTGTTTCCACCATGCTCAAGTCATGCGCTGCTATTTCAGACATTAAATTAGGGAAAAGCCTTCACAGTCAGGTTGTTAAGCTAGGTCATATTTCCTGCCACTTTGTCCGCAAGGCGCTTCTTAACATGTATGCTAAAT GGTCCCGGATTCATGACAGTGAGGTGATGAGATTATTTTTCAAAATGCATACTGCTGAGGACCTTAAACCTATCCCTGTCACTATTGCTATCATTCTTCCTGTTTGTGCTCGTGCAAGAGCTCTGGGTGCAGGGAGGAGTGTACATTCTTATGCGATAAAAAATGGATTAGAATCAGATACCCTGGTAGGAAATTCGCTGGTCTCTATGTATGCAAAATCTGGTCTTATCTGTGATGATGCAATTGACATGTTTCATATTATCACTGAAAAAGATGTTGTTTCATGGAATGCTATGATTTCAGGGTTTGCAGAAAACAAATTCACAGGAGAGGCATTTAAACTTTTCTGCTGGATGCTAAAAGAGTCTGCTGTACCAAATTATGCAACTATTGCCAATATTCTTCCTGTTTGTGCTGGTTTAGAAGAGAATGCTGCTCATCGTTTCGGAAAAGAGATCCACAGTTATGTATTACATCGGCCAGAACTAATGGATAATATTTCTGTAACTAATGCTTTGATGGGTTTCTACTCGAGAACTGGACAAATGAATAAATCGGACTGCCTTTTTGCAAGAATGAAATTAAGAGATTTAGTCTCATGGAATTCACTCATTGCTGGATATTCATCAAATGGAGAGTCACTGAAAGCACTCGAGTTGTTTCATGATTTCACGTCTGTTGCTGCATTAAAACCTGATCATGTAACTCTAGTTAGCATTCTTCCTGCTTGTTCCCATTTATGCAACATGAAAGTAGGGAAGCAGATTCATGGTTATATTGCACGGCATCCTGGCCTGGTAGAGGATACAGCAGTTGGAAATGCCCTAATTTCCTTTTACGCAAAATGTAATGATATTAAAGCAGCATATAGGATATTTATATCGATCAGTAAGAGAGACTTGATATCTTGGAATGCCATGCTTGACGCCTTTGCAGAAAGTGGACTTGAAACTGAGTTTGTAAACGTCTTTAAATGGATGTTTAGGGAAGGGATAACGCCAGATTCTATCACTATAACAAGTACAGTTCAGCTTTATGCTGCTCTTTTTAGAGTGGATAAAGTTAAGGAAGCTCATGGTTATTCAATCAAAGCTTATATATTGCTAGGTAACACACAACTTAATCTTAGGAATGTACTGATTGATGCATATGGTAAATGTGGTAATATGCTGTATGCGTCAAGTATGTTTGAAATGTTATCTGAGAACCGGAATGTGGTCACGTGCAATTCAATGATCTCAGGATACGTGAATTGTGGTTCACATGACAATGCACACATGATATTTAGAACTATGTCTGAAAGGGATCTGACCACCTGGAATCTGATGGTCAGAGTTTATGCTGAAAATGATCATCATAGTAAAGCGCTCTCCCTGTTTCTCGAATTACAAAATAGTGGATTGAAGCCTGATGCCTTATCTGTTATGAGCATCCTTCCTGTTTGTTCTCAAATTGCATCAATTCACCTCTTAAAGCAGTGCCATGGATATGTTGTCCGTGCTTGTTttgatgatgctcacttgctggGTACTCTTATAGATTTATATTCAAAATGTGGAAATATAAGAAGTGCATATAATCTTTTCAAGTCTGCTTCGAAGAAAGACCTAGTTATGTTTACTGCTATGGTTGGAGGATATGCCATGCACGGTATGGGATCCGAAGCTTTAGGAGTGTACTCTAACATGCTCGAGTTGGGGATAAAGCCAGATCATGTTATTATAACCACAATATTATCTGCTTGCAGCCATGCTGGCCTTATGAATGAAGGGTTCAAAATATTTGATTCAATAGAAAAACTGCATAGGCTTGAACCTACAATGGAGCAGTATGGGTGTGTGGTGGATCTCCTTGCTCGAGCAGGTCGAGTAAAAGATGCATATTCTTTTGTGACTAGAATGCCAGTTGAAGCCAATGCTAATATATGGGGAGCATTATTGGGTGCTTGCAGAAATCACCATCAAGTGGAAATAGGATGTAATGTGGTGGACCGTCTTTTTGCGATGGAAGCTAACAATATCGGTAACTATGTTGTGATGTCAAACTTATATGCTGCAAATGGTAGATGGGATGGCGTGCTGGAGACGAGGAAGTTAATGAAGGCGAGAGAATTAAAGAAGTCTGCTGGAAGCAGTTGGATTGAAGTGGAAGGAAAAAATAATGTATTTATAGCTGGAGATTGCTCTCACCCATTTAGGAATAGTATTTATAGCACATTGTTCAATTTGGATACACAAATCAGAGAGAGATTCAAGTTTTAA
- the LOC141701129 gene encoding putative pentatricopeptide repeat-containing protein At5g08490 isoform X6: MTSPSSLHIFKIKKLIKKLRAPGLHLQSPFWSDLVLGSRIHDSEVMRLFFKMHTAEDLKPIPVTIAIILPVCARARALGAGRSVHSYAIKNGLESDTLVGNSLVSMYAKSGLICDDAIDMFHIITEKDVVSWNAMISGFAENKFTGEAFKLFCWMLKESAVPNYATIANILPVCAGLEENAAHRFGKEIHSYVLHRPELMDNISVTNALMGFYSRTGQMNKSDCLFARMKLRDLVSWNSLIAGYSSNGESLKALELFHDFTSVAALKPDHVTLVSILPACSHLCNMKVGKQIHGYIARHPGLVEDTAVGNALISFYAKCNDIKAAYRIFISISKRDLISWNAMLDAFAESGLETEFVNVFKWMFREGITPDSITITSTVQLYAALFRVDKVKEAHGYSIKAYILLGNTQLNLRNVLIDAYGKCGNMLYASSMFEMLSENRNVVTCNSMISGYVNCGSHDNAHMIFRTMSERDLTTWNLMVRVYAENDHHSKALSLFLELQNSGLKPDALSVMSILPVCSQIASIHLLKQCHGYVVRACFDDAHLLGTLIDLYSKCGNIRSAYNLFKSASKKDLVMFTAMVGGYAMHGMGSEALGVYSNMLELGIKPDHVIITTILSACSHAGLMNEGFKIFDSIEKLHRLEPTMEQYGCVVDLLARAGRVKDAYSFVTRMPVEANANIWGALLGACRNHHQVEIGCNVVDRLFAMEANNIGNYVVMSNLYAANGRWDGVLETRKLMKARELKKSAGSSWIEVEGKNNVFIAGDCSHPFRNSIYSTLFNLDTQIRERFKF, translated from the exons ATGACATCTCCATCTTCACTCCATATCTTCAAAATTAAGAAGCTAATTAAGAAGCTGCGTGCCCCCGGTCTCCATCTTCAATCTCCATTTTGGTCAGACTTAGTTTTAG GGTCCCGGATTCATGACAGTGAGGTGATGAGATTATTTTTCAAAATGCATACTGCTGAGGACCTTAAACCTATCCCTGTCACTATTGCTATCATTCTTCCTGTTTGTGCTCGTGCAAGAGCTCTGGGTGCAGGGAGGAGTGTACATTCTTATGCGATAAAAAATGGATTAGAATCAGATACCCTGGTAGGAAATTCGCTGGTCTCTATGTATGCAAAATCTGGTCTTATCTGTGATGATGCAATTGACATGTTTCATATTATCACTGAAAAAGATGTTGTTTCATGGAATGCTATGATTTCAGGGTTTGCAGAAAACAAATTCACAGGAGAGGCATTTAAACTTTTCTGCTGGATGCTAAAAGAGTCTGCTGTACCAAATTATGCAACTATTGCCAATATTCTTCCTGTTTGTGCTGGTTTAGAAGAGAATGCTGCTCATCGTTTCGGAAAAGAGATCCACAGTTATGTATTACATCGGCCAGAACTAATGGATAATATTTCTGTAACTAATGCTTTGATGGGTTTCTACTCGAGAACTGGACAAATGAATAAATCGGACTGCCTTTTTGCAAGAATGAAATTAAGAGATTTAGTCTCATGGAATTCACTCATTGCTGGATATTCATCAAATGGAGAGTCACTGAAAGCACTCGAGTTGTTTCATGATTTCACGTCTGTTGCTGCATTAAAACCTGATCATGTAACTCTAGTTAGCATTCTTCCTGCTTGTTCCCATTTATGCAACATGAAAGTAGGGAAGCAGATTCATGGTTATATTGCACGGCATCCTGGCCTGGTAGAGGATACAGCAGTTGGAAATGCCCTAATTTCCTTTTACGCAAAATGTAATGATATTAAAGCAGCATATAGGATATTTATATCGATCAGTAAGAGAGACTTGATATCTTGGAATGCCATGCTTGACGCCTTTGCAGAAAGTGGACTTGAAACTGAGTTTGTAAACGTCTTTAAATGGATGTTTAGGGAAGGGATAACGCCAGATTCTATCACTATAACAAGTACAGTTCAGCTTTATGCTGCTCTTTTTAGAGTGGATAAAGTTAAGGAAGCTCATGGTTATTCAATCAAAGCTTATATATTGCTAGGTAACACACAACTTAATCTTAGGAATGTACTGATTGATGCATATGGTAAATGTGGTAATATGCTGTATGCGTCAAGTATGTTTGAAATGTTATCTGAGAACCGGAATGTGGTCACGTGCAATTCAATGATCTCAGGATACGTGAATTGTGGTTCACATGACAATGCACACATGATATTTAGAACTATGTCTGAAAGGGATCTGACCACCTGGAATCTGATGGTCAGAGTTTATGCTGAAAATGATCATCATAGTAAAGCGCTCTCCCTGTTTCTCGAATTACAAAATAGTGGATTGAAGCCTGATGCCTTATCTGTTATGAGCATCCTTCCTGTTTGTTCTCAAATTGCATCAATTCACCTCTTAAAGCAGTGCCATGGATATGTTGTCCGTGCTTGTTttgatgatgctcacttgctggGTACTCTTATAGATTTATATTCAAAATGTGGAAATATAAGAAGTGCATATAATCTTTTCAAGTCTGCTTCGAAGAAAGACCTAGTTATGTTTACTGCTATGGTTGGAGGATATGCCATGCACGGTATGGGATCCGAAGCTTTAGGAGTGTACTCTAACATGCTCGAGTTGGGGATAAAGCCAGATCATGTTATTATAACCACAATATTATCTGCTTGCAGCCATGCTGGCCTTATGAATGAAGGGTTCAAAATATTTGATTCAATAGAAAAACTGCATAGGCTTGAACCTACAATGGAGCAGTATGGGTGTGTGGTGGATCTCCTTGCTCGAGCAGGTCGAGTAAAAGATGCATATTCTTTTGTGACTAGAATGCCAGTTGAAGCCAATGCTAATATATGGGGAGCATTATTGGGTGCTTGCAGAAATCACCATCAAGTGGAAATAGGATGTAATGTGGTGGACCGTCTTTTTGCGATGGAAGCTAACAATATCGGTAACTATGTTGTGATGTCAAACTTATATGCTGCAAATGGTAGATGGGATGGCGTGCTGGAGACGAGGAAGTTAATGAAGGCGAGAGAATTAAAGAAGTCTGCTGGAAGCAGTTGGATTGAAGTGGAAGGAAAAAATAATGTATTTATAGCTGGAGATTGCTCTCACCCATTTAGGAATAGTATTTATAGCACATTGTTCAATTTGGATACACAAATCAGAGAGAGATTCAAGTTTTAA